The segment GTAACGAATGCGTACACAGGAAAAGTAGAGTTTAAAGATGCTTTCCAAATGACGAAAAGCTGTGATATTTTACAAGCAACTTGTGCAATCCCGGTGTTGTTTCCTGAAATAAAAATTGGCAATGCACCCTATTATGATGGAGGATTAGCGGATCCGATTCCGATTAACCGTGCGATTGAAAAAGGTTTCCACAAGCATTTAATTGTGCTAACGAGAGAGCCAGGCTATATAAAGGAAGCATCGAAAACAAGTGACATTACAATGAGGTTATTCAAAAAGCGTTATCCAAGATTGGCGGCGGCATTGAATAATCGCGTGGACAGGTATAATGAGACGTTAAAGCAAATTTCTGAAATCGAACAGCACGGCAATGCTTTTATTTTCAAGCCAGATAATGCGTTAAAAAGCTTTGAAAGTAAAGTGGACCAAATGAAAGCGAATTATGAGATGGGCTATGAACAAGCGACGAAAAGAATGGGTGAACTAAAGGGCTTTTTGGAGGTTTAATGTGAAAAGGATTGTAGGATTATTGCTAATTTCAATCTTGTTACTGGTTGGATGTCTTGATACAAAAAGTGGAGACTTTGATCGAATCAATTATTATTTAGGCGCGGATGATACGAAGTATGCCTTCTTATTTTACGATGTGCCCAGCGCGCCTCCATTAACGATTGATGAAAGGGTCATGAATATTCATTTCGATGAGCAAAATATTTTGGCAACAAGCTCGGCGGAATCATTTGGATGGGTGAATGAAAAACATTCAGGCCCACATAACAGCATTGTTTATACGAAGCAAGGTGAGCAATTGCCAGAAGGTGAACAGTTTCAAGCGAATGGCTCCATTGATTTCGGAGATGGGCGCGAATTTGATTATTACACCATCTATTTAACGAAAGAGGGTGGCTGTTTTAATGAAGATGGTCTAAATGAGTTTGAGTATATGAAGCAAATGATTGAAACTATTTATGGAGTGAAAATACAGAGATGACTTTTTTTGATGAGTAGATAGATATTGAGCTGAGGGTAGCTAATATCAATCGAGATGATGCTCAATTAAAATATGAGTTCGGCACAAAGCCGAACTCATTATAGGTAAGTAGATGATTATATTGAATAAATCTTATATTAAGATAAACCCTAACGTTCCACTTACCTTCTAAATACGGCATACTAATTACTTTCAATTATGATTGTAATTCAATCAATCTATCATTGGGGAATGTTTAGAAGAAAAGAAATATGTCATTTTTATGAAAGTGTAATAATTAATTACGCCGTATATTAGACGAATGGTTAACTTACCAAATCATATCTGTTAAAATAAATAGTATGGTTGGGCATAATAAACAGCCTAAACCAGTGTAGAAAGTAGCTGTAACGGCTCCATACGGGACCAATCGTACATCCGTTGCAGCTAACCCACCTGTAACTCCAGAAGTAGTCCCCATTAATCCACCATATACCATGGCAGTTAGCGGGTTGTTTAATCCGATATATTTGGCTACAAAAGGTGTACCTACCATAACAAGTATAGATTTCACTAAACCAGCTGCAATACTAATTGCAATCACTTCAGAGCTTGCATTTAAAGCAGCGCCAGTAACCGGACCGACAATATACGTAACCGTACCAGCTCCAATTGTTGCTAAACTAACAGCATCAGTATAACCAAACATTAATGCAAACATCACACCTACAACGAATGATAAAAATACGCCAATAAATAATGATGCCACTCCACGAATACCAGCTTTTTTAATTTCATCAAAGTTTGCACCAAAAGAAGTAGCAACAATGGCAAAATCACGCAACATACTACCACCTAAAAAACCAATTCCTGCAAATAATGAAACATCTGCTAAACCTTTAGAGCCATCACTGTAAACGCCTCCAAAATAAGCTAAAATCAAACCTATGACAATTGCAATTGCTGAACCGTGAATGAGCCCTCTAGTTAACTTATTCGAAATTAAATAGGCAACATACATTGCAAGACCAACGATAACAAAACCAGTAATAAGTCCATTACCTTCTAAAACTTTTTGAACAGCCTCAAACACATTAGTTCACCTCGCTTATTGTAGGGGATTTTTGGTTGAATTGAATGGCAGCCTGTTTTGCCTTTTTCCCGCTAAGCATTGGAACAACTGCCCAACTAATAAGAACTACTGCGATACCCGCAACGATTGCTAAGGGCCCCCCTGTTAAAGCTCCTAACACATTTTGGCTAGCGGCCATTGCAATAACAATTGGGATATACATCGCATTCCAGAAGGCTAGTCCACTTTCAGTAGGTATACTAATTTTACCGGATTTTTGTAACTTACTTACAATGATAATTAGTAATAACATCGCAATACCCACGCCACCAACATTCGAATTAATACCCATCAAAGTACCAATAAGCTCCCCGAAAAACATACCAATTAAATAACAACCACCTAAAATTGAGACACCATAAATAACCATTTGAACACCCCTTTATCAAAGTTTTCAGTCGACTGTATTCCAACTTCAGAATAAACAATTAAAATGCATTTTTCAAGAAGAAAATGATATTTTCTAGAAAAATATTTATTTTACGATTGATTTTTGAATCTTTTAACTTTAATATTGCAGTATACAGTCGACCAAATTTAGATTGATAAATGAGGTGAAAATGAAATGGAGTACTTTGAAAAAGCATTAGATAACGCGCTATCAATTACTATTGCGAATAAACTATTAGCACAAATTTTGGAGGGAGAACTAAGACCAGGAGATCAAGTGGTGGAATCCATTTATGCTGAGCAGTTTCAAACGAGTCGTTCGCCTGTACGTGAAGCAATTTATTTATTAAGTACAGAAGGAATTATTGAACGTGTTCCCAGAAAAGGAGCTTTTATTAAAGGATATACACTTGAAGATATGAGGGATTTGTTAGATGTTCGTAACCATCTAGAAATGCTAGCAACTGAAAGATTACAAGAGCCAAGTAAAGAAAAAGAGTTTTTGAAAGATATGAAAGTTGTCTTAATGAAGATGGCGAAGATTAAAGATTATACAGAATATACGCATCTTAACTACCAATTTCACTATATTTTATTAAAGTTAAGCAAAAGTATCGTTTTAATCGATATGTACAGTAAAATTGCGTTGCCTTTACTTCGTATTCAGATTATTCATTTTTCAAATAATGAAACCATTGCAAAATCTATTCAGGAGCATAATGAAATTTATGAATGCTTGATAAAAGATGACTTAGATCAACTAAAATCCATTTTGCGTAAACATACGGAAGATGTAATATTTAGTGTCCGAAACAAGCTACTATAAGGAGTGACAGGATGAAAAAGGCATGGATTTTTCCAGGTCAAGGATCACAGTATGATGGATTCTTGCATGCGCTTCCTAAGCAGTCAATCATTCAGTCTACATTAGAAGAAGCTTCCGAAATATTAAATATTGATATTAGATTTCTCGGGGAAGCAGAATCATTAAAGAGCACACGTAATGTTCAACTTACGATGCTAACAGCAGGAGTTGCTACAGCACGAGCTTTTCTGCATGAGGGTACGGAGCCAGATTATTTAGCAGGTCATTCTGTAGGTGCATTCGCAGCTGCGGTTACAAGTGATGTTTTGAGTTTTGAAGATGCGTTGCAATTAGTACGTTTGCGTGGGGAGCTCATGGAATCTTTACAGGATGAGGCTTATGGAATGGCAGTAATTGTTGGAATGCCCGAGCTACAGTTATTAGAAATAGTAGAGCAGTTCCATACAGAGCAAAAACCAGTATATGTTTCGAATCGAAATGCTCCACAGCAGCTTACTTTATCAGGGCATAAGAAAGCGATGCAACGGGTGATAGATTTTGTTGAGGGGAAGGGTGCAAGTATAGCTAAAATGCTAAATGTGTCAACACCATCGCATTGTCCACTTTTCTTACCAGTACAAAATCGACTAGCCGCAGAGCTTTCCAATTTACCGTTGCAACGGCCAAGATATCCACTAATTGCGAATCGAAATGCGCGTGTGTTAAGAAATCCGACTGCAATCGCACAAGATTTAGCAGAAAGTATTGCATTGCCGGTACGTTGGCATGATGCGACTTCTATTTTGTTTGAAAATGGTGTACGTCAATTTATTGAAATGCCACCAGGGGATGTGTTAAAGAAGCTCGCACAAAGCGCCTTTTTAGAGGCGGATAGCTATTCAGTTGATAAGAATGGATTTAGTGATTGCTTATATTTAGCTAAAAACAAAGGGGTGTAAGTATGGTAATTATTCAGCAAGAACGTTCGTGGATGACAAGGTTAGATGGGAAAAAGAAAAGACTACAAGAAGTTGCTCATCTCGTAGATGGGGTTATTATTCCAACAAATAAAATAGTCGATGTTCTTGAAAGTGTTTTAAAACCGGGAGATCGTGTCGTACTTGAAGGAAATAATCAGAAGCAAGCATCGTTTTTATCTCAATCTTTAGTCAAGGTAGATCCTGACCGTGTTCATGATTTACATATGATTATGTCCAGTGTGTCAAGACCAGAGCATTTAGATATTTTTGAAGAAGGTATTGCGAAACGTATTGACATGAGCTATGCCGGTCCACAAAGCTTACGAATTGCGCAAATGATTGAAGACGGTCGGCTTATTTTAGGGGATTTACACACTTATGTGGAGCTATACGGACGGTTGTTCGTCGATTTAATTCCGAACGTGGCACTTGTAGCGGCAGATAAGGCAGACCGTTTTGGTAACTTATACACGGGGCCTAATACTGAGGAAACACCGACTATAGTTGAAGCAACAGCATTCCGTGATGGCATTGTTATAGTTCAAGTAAATGAAATTGTTGATGAGTTACCACGTGTGGATATTCCGAGTTCGTGGGTAGATTTCATCGTTGAAGCGGATGAGCCATATGAGTTGGAGCCATTGTTTACCCGTGATCCACGACATATTACGGACATTCAAATATTACAGGCAATGATGTGTATTCGTGGTATTTATGAAAAGCATGGTGTTCAATCTTTAAATCATGGCATTGGTTTTAATACTGCTGCGATTGAGTTACTTTTACCTTCCTATGGTGAAAAGTTAGGATTGAAGGGTAAAATTTGTCGTAATTGGGTATTGAATCCGCATCCGACGTTAATACCTGCGATAGAATCTGGTTGGGTTGAAAGTGTCCATTGCTTTGGTGGCGAACTCGGGATGGAAAAATATGTTCAGGCTAGGCGCGATATATTCTTTACAGGGAAGGATGGAAGTCTACGTTCAAACCGTACACTTGCCCAATTGGCTGGTCAGTATGCTGTTGATTTATTTATCGGTTCTACCTTGCAAATGGATGCATATGGGAACTCTTCGACGGTTACAAAAGGGCGTGTTGCAGGCTACGGTGGAGCACCAAATATGGGGCATGATCCAGGAGGGCGACGTCATTCGACAGAGGCTTGGTACAACATGATGACAAGTCAAGATGAGCTTGCACGTGGGAAAAAATTAGTTGTACAAGTTGCTGAGACATACCAAGATGCAAATACACCGGTATTTGTTGAGCGTTTAGATGCAATTGATGTAAAAAAACAAGCGAACTTAGCAGTAGCACCTGTCATGATATATTCACAGGATATAACGCACATTGTAACGGAGGAAGGTATTGCATATTTATATAAAACAGACAGCCCAGCAGAGCGTCGAGAAATGATTGCATCCATCGCAGGGGTAACCCCGTTAGGAATGGAGCATGATGTAAAACGTACACAATCGTTACGCGACCGCGGCTTAGTTGCGATGCCGGAAGATTTAAATATATTACGTGGAGAAGCGAATCGTTCATTATTGGCAGCAAAAAATATTGACGAGCTTGTGCAATGGTCAGGTGGTCTATATGAACCACCCGCAAAATTCCGAAGCTGGTAAGGGGTTGAAATTATGGAGCAACATGCAATTTGTTTACG is part of the Solibacillus sp. FSL K6-1523 genome and harbors:
- the mdcA gene encoding malonate decarboxylase subunit alpha codes for the protein MVIIQQERSWMTRLDGKKKRLQEVAHLVDGVIIPTNKIVDVLESVLKPGDRVVLEGNNQKQASFLSQSLVKVDPDRVHDLHMIMSSVSRPEHLDIFEEGIAKRIDMSYAGPQSLRIAQMIEDGRLILGDLHTYVELYGRLFVDLIPNVALVAADKADRFGNLYTGPNTEETPTIVEATAFRDGIVIVQVNEIVDELPRVDIPSSWVDFIVEADEPYELEPLFTRDPRHITDIQILQAMMCIRGIYEKHGVQSLNHGIGFNTAAIELLLPSYGEKLGLKGKICRNWVLNPHPTLIPAIESGWVESVHCFGGELGMEKYVQARRDIFFTGKDGSLRSNRTLAQLAGQYAVDLFIGSTLQMDAYGNSSTVTKGRVAGYGGAPNMGHDPGGRRHSTEAWYNMMTSQDELARGKKLVVQVAETYQDANTPVFVERLDAIDVKKQANLAVAPVMIYSQDITHIVTEEGIAYLYKTDSPAERREMIASIAGVTPLGMEHDVKRTQSLRDRGLVAMPEDLNILRGEANRSLLAAKNIDELVQWSGGLYEPPAKFRSW
- a CDS encoding GntR family transcriptional regulator — translated: MEYFEKALDNALSITIANKLLAQILEGELRPGDQVVESIYAEQFQTSRSPVREAIYLLSTEGIIERVPRKGAFIKGYTLEDMRDLLDVRNHLEMLATERLQEPSKEKEFLKDMKVVLMKMAKIKDYTEYTHLNYQFHYILLKLSKSIVLIDMYSKIALPLLRIQIIHFSNNETIAKSIQEHNEIYECLIKDDLDQLKSILRKHTEDVIFSVRNKLL
- the madL gene encoding malonate transporter subunit MadL gives rise to the protein MVIYGVSILGGCYLIGMFFGELIGTLMGINSNVGGVGIAMLLLIIIVSKLQKSGKISIPTESGLAFWNAMYIPIVIAMAASQNVLGALTGGPLAIVAGIAVVLISWAVVPMLSGKKAKQAAIQFNQKSPTISEVN
- a CDS encoding patatin-like phospholipase family protein; protein product: MGKIGNCSLILEGGTFRTVYTAGVLDALMEEEIFMPYIAAISAGAINAVSYMSNQPERTLNVLTKYRNDPRYMGMRNFWKEKSIFGLDFAYNIVPNELEIFDWDTYYHYPGEVEFGVTNAYTGKVEFKDAFQMTKSCDILQATCAIPVLFPEIKIGNAPYYDGGLADPIPINRAIEKGFHKHLIVLTREPGYIKEASKTSDITMRLFKKRYPRLAAALNNRVDRYNETLKQISEIEQHGNAFIFKPDNALKSFESKVDQMKANYEMGYEQATKRMGELKGFLEV
- a CDS encoding ACP S-malonyltransferase, which gives rise to MKKAWIFPGQGSQYDGFLHALPKQSIIQSTLEEASEILNIDIRFLGEAESLKSTRNVQLTMLTAGVATARAFLHEGTEPDYLAGHSVGAFAAAVTSDVLSFEDALQLVRLRGELMESLQDEAYGMAVIVGMPELQLLEIVEQFHTEQKPVYVSNRNAPQQLTLSGHKKAMQRVIDFVEGKGASIAKMLNVSTPSHCPLFLPVQNRLAAELSNLPLQRPRYPLIANRNARVLRNPTAIAQDLAESIALPVRWHDATSILFENGVRQFIEMPPGDVLKKLAQSAFLEADSYSVDKNGFSDCLYLAKNKGV
- the madM gene encoding malonate transporter subunit MadM, with translation MFEAVQKVLEGNGLITGFVIVGLAMYVAYLISNKLTRGLIHGSAIAIVIGLILAYFGGVYSDGSKGLADVSLFAGIGFLGGSMLRDFAIVATSFGANFDEIKKAGIRGVASLFIGVFLSFVVGVMFALMFGYTDAVSLATIGAGTVTYIVGPVTGAALNASSEVIAISIAAGLVKSILVMVGTPFVAKYIGLNNPLTAMVYGGLMGTTSGVTGGLAATDVRLVPYGAVTATFYTGLGCLLCPTILFILTDMIW